Proteins from a single region of Macaca thibetana thibetana isolate TM-01 chromosome 4, ASM2454274v1, whole genome shotgun sequence:
- the TCF19 gene encoding transcription factor 19, whose product MLPCFQLLRIGGGRGGDLYTFHPPAGAGCTYRLGHRADLCDVALRPQQEPGLISGIHAELHAEPRGDDWRVSLEDHSLQGTLVNNVRLPRGHRLELSDGDLLTFGPEGPPGTSPSEFYFMFQQVRVKPQDFAAITIPRSRGETRAGAGFRPMLPSQGAPQRPLSTLSPAPKATLILNSIGSLSKLRPQPLTFSPSWGGPRSLPVPAPPGEVGNAPSAPPPRNRRKSVHRVLAELDDDSQPSESPPPVLMEPRKKLRVDKAPLTPTGNRRGRPRKYPVSAPMAPPAVGGGEPCAAPCCCLPQEETVAWVQCDGCDVWFHVACVGCSIQAAREADFRCPGCRAGIQT is encoded by the exons ATGCTGCCCTGCTTCCAACTGCTGCGCATCGGGGGCGGCAGGGGCGGTGATCTCTACACCTTCCACCCCCCCGCCGGGGCTGGCTGCACCTATCGCTTGGGCCACAGGGCCGACCTGTGTGATGTGGCTCTGCGGCCCCAGCAGGAGCCTGGCCTCATCTCTGGGATCCACGCCGAACTGCACGCCGAGCCCCGGGGTGATGATTGGAGGGTCAGCCTGGAAGACCACAGCCTCCAAG GTACTTTGGTCAATAATGTCCGACTCCCAAGAGGTCACAGGCTGGAATTGAGTGATGGAGACCTCCTGACCTTTGGCCCTGAAGGGCCGCCAGGAACCAGCCCCTCGGAGTTCTACTTCATGTTCCAACAAGTACGAGTCAAGCCTCAGGACTTTGCTGCCATTACCATCCCACGATCTAGGGGAGAAACCCGGGCTGGGGCTGGTTTCCGGCCTATGCTGCCCTCCCAGGGGGCTCCACAGCGGCCTCTCAgcaccctctcccctgcccccaagGCCACACTGATCCTGAACTCCATCGGCAGCCTCAGCAAGCTCCGGCCCCAGCCCCTCACCTTCTCCCCTAGTTGGGGTGGACCAAGGAGCCTGCCTGTTCCCGCCCCACCTGGGGAAGTGGGGAACGCCCCTTCTGCTCCACCCCCACGCAATCGGAGGAAATCTGTTCACCGAGTGTTGGCGGAACTGGATGATGATAGTCAGCCTTCTGAGAGCCCACCACCGGTCCTTATGGAGCCCAGGAAGAAACTCCGTGTAGACAAAGCCCCACTGACTCCCACTGG AAATCGACGTGGCCGTCCTCGGAAGTACCCAGTGAGCGCCCCCATGGCTCCCCCTGCAGTTGGGGGCGGGGAGCCCTGTGCAGCTCCTTGTTGCTGCCTGCCCCAGGAAGAGACAGTGGCCTGGGTTCAGTGTGATGGCTGTGACGTCTGGTTCCATGTGGCCTGTGTTGGCTGCAGCATCCAGGCTGCCAGGGAGGCTGACTTCCGATGCCCAGGGTGCCGGGCTGGCATCCAGACCTAA